Sequence from the Rutidosis leptorrhynchoides isolate AG116_Rl617_1_P2 chromosome 3, CSIRO_AGI_Rlap_v1, whole genome shotgun sequence genome:
atggaatgctcgtagaggacccgagttcacctgggagcttgaagatcagatgaagaagaaatgcccgcatctatttccagaagattcgtcaacaccttcaacagcttaaaatttcgggacgaaatttatttaacgggtaggtactgtagtgacccgaacttttccatgtttatatatattaattgagattgatatttacatgattaaatgtttccaacatgttaaacaatcaaacttgttaagacttgattaattgaaatatgtttcatatagacaattgaccacccaagttgaccggcgattcacgaactttaaaacttgtaaaaacgacatgaagatatatatatggatatacatatggttaacatgagattatgataagtaagtatctccataagtatattaacaatgagttatatacatataaacaagactactaacttaaggatttcgaaacgagacatatatgtaacgattatcgttgtaacgacatttaaatgtatatatatcatattaagatatattaatatatcataatatcatgataatataataatttaacatctcattagatataataaacaatgggttaacaacattaattgagatcgttaacttaaaggtttcaaaacaacacttacatgtaacgactaacgatgacttaacgactcagttaaaatgtatatacatgtagtgtatttagatgtattaaaatacttttggaagacttcaatacatatatcaaaacactcgtacttaacgaaaatggttacagttactttcccattcttttctttcatcaagaattctagtcgtattcttacccgtattatacacagcttcaaaacgtacttactatgggtatataccaataggaactagcatgggattccactcttgattatgtcatgtatgactaatcaattttaacttctaccatgagctagtcaactaactagaactccttttaaccccactcaccactcaccaattacctctcatcattcactccatttcacttccaattctctttctaattctctctcaacacacacacacactattatgaacgtatttttccagtagttaatcatcatcttcatcaaaaatcacttcaagaatcaagctataatcatcataggaagaacacttcaagaacacttcaaaaatcccttcaagtttactaatttacttccaagctttctaatccattccaagtaatcatctaagatcaagaaacctttgttatatacagtaggttatctttcttattcaaggtaatattcatattcaaactttgattcaatttctataactataaactatcttaattcgagtaaaaatcttacttgaacttgtttttgtgtcatgatcctacttcaagaactttcaagccatccaagatcctttgaagctagatcatttcttgtcacttccagtaggtttacctactaaatttgaggtagtaatgatgttcataacatcattcgattcatatatataaaactatcttattcgaaggtttaaactcgtaatcactagaacatagtttagttaattctaaacttgttcgcaaacaaaagttaatccttctaacttgacttttaaaattaactaaacacatgttctatatctatatgatatgctaacttaatgatttaaaacctggaaacacgaaaaacaccgtaaaaccggatttacgccgtcgtagtaacaccgcgggctgttttgggttagttaattaaaaactatgataaactttgatttaaaagttgttattctgagaaaatgatttttattatgaacatgaaactatatccaaaaattatggttaaactcaaagtggaagtatgttttctaaaatggtcatctagacgtcgttctttcgactgaaatgactacctttacaaaaacaacttgtaacttatttttccgactataaacctatactttttctgtttagattcataaaatagagttcaatatgaaaccatagcaatttgattcactcaaaacggatttaaaatgaagaagttatgggtaaaacaagattggataatttttctcattttagctacgtgaaaattggtaacaaatctattccaaccataacttaatcaacttgtattgtatattatgtaatcttgagataccatagacacgtatacaatatttcgacctatcatgtcgacacatctatatatatttcggaacaaccatagacactctatatgtgaacgttggagttagctatacagggttgaggttgattccaaaatatatatagtttgagttgtgatcaatactgagatacgtatacactgggtcgtggattgatttaagataatatttatcgatttatttctgtacatctaactgtggacaactagttgtaggttactaacgaggacagctgacttaataaacttaaaacatcaaaatatattaaaagtgttgtaaatatattttgaacatactttaatatatgtgtatacattgttataggttcgtgaatcaacagtggccaagtcttacttctcgacgaagtaaaaaatctatgaaagtgagttatagtcccacttttaaaatctaatatttttgggatgagaatacatgcaggttttataaacgatttacaaaatagacacaagtacgtgaaactacattctatggttgaattatcgaaatcgaatatgcccctttttattaagtctggtaatctaagaattagggaacagacaccctaattgacgtgaatcctaaagatagatctattgggcctaacaaaccccatccaaagtaccggatgctttagtacttcgaaatttatatcatatccgaagggtgtcccggaatgatggggatattcttatatatgcattttgttaatgtcggttaccaggtgttcaccatatgaatgatttttatctctatgtatgggatgtgtattgaaatatgaaatcttgtggtctattgttacgatttgatatatataggttaaacctataactcaccaacatttttgttgacgtttaaagcatgtttattctcaggtgaatactaagagcttccgctgttgcatactaaaataaggacaagatttggattccatgtttgtatgatattgtgtaaaaactgcattcaagaaactgatttcgatgtaacatatttgtattgtaaaccattatgtaatggtcgtgtgtaaacaggatattttagattatcattatttgataatctacgtaaagctttttaaacctttatttatgaaataaaggttatggtttgttttaaaaatgaatgcagtctttgaaaaacgtctcatatagaggtcaaaacctcgcaacgaaatcaattaatatggaatgtttttaatcaataagaacgggacatttcacgcacatcttacttccgcacagatctcaaacctataaatagggagcttggtctCTCATTTGTGGTTGTTGATTCTGGAATAATTGctctagccatattgatctctctcgtgacttcgcccgagacttgatctttgttggttaaggtaatttacgaagaccgggacatggtcccaaaaccataatcgacatccattataccccctcattgcactcaatccttgattagcctttattggataatctaggattgatcaaccaccacccaccaccaccccccccccccaccaccaccacccacccaccaccacccgccaccaaccaccaccaccacccatcacaccaaccaccaccaccatcaaccaccaccaccaccaaccaccaccaccaaccaccactaccaaccaccaccaaccaccaccacccaccacccaccaccactcaccaccactACCACTCACCAcccacaccaccaccacccaccaccaccccccaccaccatcaccacctgccaccaaccaccaccgccaccacccatcacaccaaccaccaccacccaccaccacccaccacccaccacccaccaccacccaccaccaccaccacccaccacccagcaccaccaccactcaccacccaccacccacaccaccaccaccaccaccacccaccaccacccgccaccacccatcacaccaaccaccaccacccaccaccacccaccaccaccaccacccaccacctaccaacaccaaccacccaccaccacccaccaccgccATCACCCACttccaacaaccaccaccaccacccaccaccaccaccaccaccaaccacccattaacaccaaccacccaccaccaaccacccaccaccaaacaccaaccaccaccacccagcaCCACCCACCATCACtacaaaccaccaccaccacaattgCAATTTTGAAGGAGCTCTCCCAAGGTCATTTGGTAATCTTTCAGATCAATTATCTTATCTAAATTTAGGACAAAATAAATTATATGGAAACCTCTCGTCAAGTATAGGCAATCTAGTTAACCATAGCGTTAGAACTTTCTCAAAACAACCTATTCGGCTCACTTCTGCCAGAGGTTGGAGATCTCAAGATGTTAACTTATCTAAActcatctcataataatctatcagGTAACATTCCGAGCAGTCTTAGTGATTGCACTAGCCTATCATACTTATACATCAACGACAACTTATTTCAAGGTATGTTACCACCATCATTAAGTTCCATGAAGGGTTTAGTGGAACTCGATCTTTCTCATAATAATTTATCAGGCCAAATTCTTCGATTCTTGGAAGGATTTTCGTCATTAAAGGCATTAAACTTATCATTTAATGATTTTGATGGTGAAGTTCCATTGAAAGGAGTGTTTACCAATGCAAGTGAATTTTCTATCACGAGAAACGAGAAGCTTTGCGGTGGTTTGGTAGAAACTTGGGTTAGCCAAATGCAAGGAGAAAAAGGAACATAAAAGGAGATTCCCGGTGTTTGTAATAGTTTTATTGATTGTTTCCACACTTTTGGTTGTTTCATGTGTTGTGTATATGTTTTATAGAAGAAAAAAAGGCCAACCGTCTCTATCATCGGCAAATGAACGACTTCTGAAAGTTTCCTATGATCAACTTCTCAAGGCTACCGATGGCTTCTATGAAGCTAATTTGATTGGCAAGGGTGGATCCAGCTGTGTTTACAAAGGAGTTCTTGAACATGTTGATAAATTCGTTGCGGTGAAAGTCTTGCATCTACAAATTCGAGGAGCTCACAAAAACTTTATAAGAGAATGTGAAGCGTGGCTGAGTATTCGACACAGGAATCTATTAAAGATAATAACTTCATGTTCAAGTGTTGACTTTCAAGGACATGATTTCAAAGCTTTGGGTTATGAGTTCATGCCGAATGGAAGCTTACACGATTGGCTACATTCAAGTGTTCACGCATCCAGACTAAACCTTCTTCAAAGAATAAATATTCTCATTGACGTTGCATCTACACTTGATTATCTTCACAATTTTTGTGTACCAACTATTGTTCACTGTGATCTAAAGCCTAGCAACTTTCTATTGGATGATGATATGGTGGCTCATGTTAAAGACTTCGGATTAACTTGATTTCTTGGAACAAATTCAGACATAAACAGCTCATCTGTAATGAAAGGAACAATTGGTTATGCACCTCCTGGTAAAGTTCTTGTATTCCAATATGCTCATATTTGATATGCAATACTACAATTTTTTTAAAGTGATGCTTATAAGTTTCAGAGTATGGTTTAGTGAGATGACAAGTAGCGGCGATGTCTACAGTTTTGGAATATTGTTATTGGAGGTGATAACTGGGAAATACCCGACACATGATATCTTTAATGACGGTcttagtgtaacgaccctggtttttccaacgttaattattaataattattattattaatacgtgtgattaaacgaatgtatttaATTACGTTTACATgtttccatgattgcccgtacttgacttttaagagcccgaaacgtctctgcgacacacgaaacttcacgaataatatttttagaatattatttacattcatgattatttattattactcattttaattaatcaaggttagtgattaattacttgggctttaattatttaaattgcatctttaattaaacttgggcctttaattaatgGACTTGGGccaagtaagcccaccctacacttttatGGACTTGGGAGCCCACTTGTTAaactagtattacattaaggttaagtgtgattaattaaactaaatgggagacaaagttgtctcaagcatgcatgaGCCTTTTAACTTCTTTACCCTTCCTAGCTTTCCCCATCTTCCCAACACTTGAAAGCAAGCCATTGACCTCCCAAAAATGCCCTAGAAACCGTCCCCTTTCAAGGCCACATGGGAGTTCAAATTTTCCTTTCACTTGATACTTGTT
This genomic interval carries:
- the LOC139899752 gene encoding probable LRR receptor-like serine/threonine-protein kinase At3g47570, producing the protein MKGLVELDLSHNNLSGQILRFLEGFSSLKALNLSFNDFDGEVPLKGVFTNASEFSITRNEKLCGGLVETWVSQIRKKGQPSLSSANERLLKVSYDQLLKATDGFYEANLIGKGGSSCVYKGVLEHVDKFVAVKVLHLQIRGAHKNFIRECEAWLSIRHRNLLKIITSCSSVDFQGHDFKALGYEFMPNGSLHDWLHSSVHASRLNLLQRINILIDVASTLDYLHNFCVPTIVHCDLKPSNFLLDDDMVAHVKDFGLT